In Streptomyces sp. NBC_00306, a single genomic region encodes these proteins:
- a CDS encoding TetR/AcrR family transcriptional regulator yields the protein MPDRKPRADATRNREAVLAAADALFARCASPEAVTMADIAAAAGVGKATLFRGFGDRTGLIRALYEMRLAPVRHAAEQGESPLGPAAPPLQRVPALLDAILCFKIDNRHLALALEGTGGDSPYAAEHYERWHGTLRAALERIPGLADSEFTAHALLAVTRADLVEHLVGRQGMTRQQMRDRLAAFTARVLEAPGD from the coding sequence ATGCCCGACCGCAAACCCCGCGCGGACGCGACGCGCAACCGTGAGGCCGTCCTCGCGGCCGCCGACGCACTCTTCGCCCGCTGCGCGAGCCCCGAGGCGGTCACCATGGCCGACATCGCGGCAGCGGCCGGCGTCGGGAAGGCGACGCTCTTCCGCGGCTTCGGCGACCGCACCGGCCTGATCCGTGCGCTGTACGAAATGCGCCTCGCACCGGTCAGACACGCCGCCGAGCAGGGGGAGTCGCCGTTGGGCCCGGCCGCTCCGCCGCTTCAGCGCGTGCCCGCCCTCCTCGACGCCATCCTGTGCTTCAAGATCGACAACCGCCATCTCGCGCTGGCGCTGGAAGGGACCGGCGGCGACAGCCCTTACGCGGCGGAACACTACGAACGCTGGCACGGCACGCTCCGGGCCGCGCTGGAGCGGATTCCCGGACTCGCGGACAGCGAGTTCACCGCGCACGCACTGCTGGCCGTGACCCGGGCCGACCTCGTCGAACACCTCGTGGGCCGGCAGGGGATGACGCGTCAGCAGATGAGAGACCGCCTGGCGGCGTTCACTGCCAGAGTCCTGGAGGCACCGGGGGACTGA
- a CDS encoding glyceraldehyde-3-phosphate dehydrogenase yields the protein MTVNDDSFTNWKNREEIAESMIPVIGKLHRERDVTVLLHSRSLVNKSVVSILKTHRFARQIAGVELSVTDTLPFLQALTTLDLGPSQIDIGLLAETYRTDDRGLSVAEFTAEAVAGATGADKIERREPRDVVLYGFGRIGRLVARLLIEKAGSGNGLRLRAIVVRQGGDQDIVKRASLLRRDSIHGQFQGTITVDESNSTINANGNEIKVIYAGDPSEVDYTAYGIKDAILIDNTGKWRDREGLSKHLRPGIDKVVLTAPGKGDVPNIVHGVNHDTIKPDEQILSCASCTTNAIVPPLKAMADEYGVLRGHVETVHSFTNDQNLLDNYHAADRRGRSAPLNMVITETGAASAVAKALPDLKARITGSSIRVPVPNVSIAILNLRLARETTREEVLDHLRNVSLNSPLKRQIDFISAPDAVSSDFIGSRHASIVDAGAVKVEGDDAILYLWYDNEFGYSCQVIRVVQHVSGVEYPTYPVPVA from the coding sequence GTGACTGTCAATGACGACTCGTTCACCAACTGGAAGAACCGCGAGGAGATCGCGGAGTCGATGATCCCCGTCATCGGGAAGCTGCACCGGGAGCGGGACGTCACGGTCCTTCTCCACAGCCGCTCCTTGGTGAACAAGTCGGTGGTCAGCATCCTCAAGACCCACCGCTTCGCCCGGCAGATCGCCGGCGTCGAGCTCTCGGTCACCGACACGCTTCCGTTCCTGCAGGCCCTGACCACGCTCGACCTCGGTCCGTCCCAGATCGACATCGGCCTGCTCGCCGAGACCTACCGGACCGACGACCGCGGCCTCTCGGTGGCGGAGTTCACCGCCGAAGCCGTCGCCGGCGCCACGGGCGCCGACAAGATCGAGCGCCGCGAGCCGCGCGATGTGGTCCTCTACGGCTTCGGCCGCATCGGCCGTCTCGTCGCCCGGCTGCTCATCGAGAAGGCCGGCTCCGGCAACGGCCTGCGCCTGCGGGCCATCGTCGTCCGCCAGGGTGGCGACCAGGACATCGTCAAGCGCGCCTCGCTGCTGCGCCGCGACTCCATCCACGGCCAGTTCCAGGGCACCATCACGGTCGACGAGTCGAACAGCACGATCAACGCCAACGGCAACGAGATCAAGGTCATCTACGCGGGCGACCCGTCGGAGGTCGACTACACGGCGTACGGCATCAAGGACGCCATCCTCATCGACAACACCGGCAAGTGGCGTGACCGCGAGGGGCTGTCGAAGCACCTGCGCCCCGGTATCGACAAGGTCGTCCTGACCGCCCCGGGCAAGGGCGACGTCCCCAACATCGTGCACGGCGTCAACCACGACACGATCAAGCCGGACGAGCAGATCCTGTCCTGCGCGTCCTGCACCACCAACGCGATCGTCCCGCCGCTGAAGGCGATGGCCGACGAGTACGGCGTGCTGCGCGGTCACGTGGAGACCGTCCACTCGTTCACCAACGACCAGAACCTGCTGGACAATTACCACGCGGCCGACCGTCGTGGCCGCTCCGCGCCGCTCAACATGGTGATCACCGAGACCGGTGCCGCCTCCGCCGTCGCCAAGGCACTGCCCGACCTGAAGGCGAGGATCACCGGCAGCTCGATCCGCGTCCCGGTGCCGAACGTCTCGATCGCGATCCTGAACCTGCGGCTCGCACGCGAGACCACCCGCGAGGAGGTCCTCGACCACCTCCGCAACGTCTCGCTGAACTCGCCGCTCAAGCGCCAGATCGACTTCATCAGCGCCCCCGACGCGGTCTCCAGCGACTTCATCGGCTCGCGCCACGCCTCGATCGTCGACGCCGGCGCCGTCAAGGTCGAGGGCGACGACGCGATCCTCTACCTCTGGTACGACAACGAGTTCGGCTACTCGTGCCAGGTCATCCGCGTCGTCCAGCACGTCTCCGGGGTGGAGTACCCGACGTACCCGGTTCCGGTGGCCTGA
- a CDS encoding SPFH domain-containing protein produces MADIIRRFGWRHLRSAPTAHVRHHRRGELVHDGPGLSFWYRALTAALCEIPVDDREESMAFHARTADFQDVTVQAAVTYRIGEPSTAASRLDFSIDPDTGVWRGAPLEQISTLLTETAQQHALDVLARTPLAAALTDGVAAVRERMSDGLAGEPRLAATGIAVVAVRVVALRPEPEVERALRTPAREQIQQEADRATYERRAVAVERERAIAENELASKIELARREEQLVEQRGTNARREAEETAAADGVRAAAEAARTVRLAKAEAEAAREVGDARAHAQAAWLRVHAEVDASTLHALTGSRLAENLPRIDSLTVSPDVLTGLLAKLGRPQGEQE; encoded by the coding sequence ATGGCCGACATCATCAGGCGCTTCGGATGGCGCCACCTTCGTTCCGCGCCCACGGCTCACGTCCGCCACCACCGGCGGGGCGAGCTGGTCCACGACGGACCCGGCCTGAGCTTCTGGTACCGCGCGCTCACCGCCGCGCTGTGCGAGATTCCCGTGGACGACCGGGAGGAGTCCATGGCCTTCCACGCCCGCACCGCGGACTTCCAGGACGTGACCGTCCAGGCCGCCGTGACCTACCGGATCGGCGAACCGTCCACCGCCGCCTCGCGGCTCGACTTCTCCATCGACCCCGACACCGGCGTCTGGCGCGGCGCACCGCTGGAGCAGATCTCCACCCTGCTCACCGAGACCGCCCAGCAGCACGCCCTCGACGTACTGGCCCGCACCCCCCTTGCCGCCGCCCTGACGGACGGTGTCGCCGCCGTACGGGAGCGCATGAGCGACGGGCTGGCCGGGGAGCCCCGGCTGGCGGCCACGGGCATCGCCGTCGTGGCCGTCCGCGTCGTCGCCCTGCGGCCCGAGCCCGAGGTGGAACGGGCGCTGCGCACGCCCGCGCGGGAACAGATCCAGCAGGAGGCGGACCGGGCCACCTACGAACGGCGGGCCGTGGCCGTGGAGCGCGAGCGCGCCATCGCGGAGAACGAGCTCGCCAGCAAGATCGAACTCGCCCGCCGGGAGGAGCAGTTGGTCGAACAGCGCGGCACGAACGCCCGTCGCGAGGCCGAGGAGACGGCCGCTGCCGACGGTGTACGGGCGGCGGCGGAAGCGGCTCGTACGGTCCGGCTCGCGAAGGCGGAGGCCGAGGCCGCCCGTGAGGTGGGTGACGCCCGGGCGCACGCCCAGGCCGCCTGGCTGCGGGTGCACGCCGAGGTCGACGCGTCCACGCTGCACGCGCTGACGGGTTCCCGGCTGGCCGAGAACCTGCCGCGGATCGACAGTCTCACCGTGTCCCCGGACGTGCTGACCGGGCTGCTCGCCAAGCTCGGCCGCCCGCAGGGGGAACAGGAATGA
- a CDS encoding nuclear transport factor 2 family protein, translating to MTAITTPADLYRHGLKLLLDKDIPAWVDLWDEAGVLEFPFAPDGWPKRLEGKTAVAGYMRGYPDHIDLHDFPYVEIHRTVTPETIVVEMRGVGRLVKTGGPFDMSYIAVVTVENGLITRYRDYWNPLALQDPATDFAGSNG from the coding sequence ATGACCGCGATCACCACACCCGCGGACCTGTACCGGCACGGCTTGAAGCTGCTGCTGGACAAGGACATCCCCGCCTGGGTGGACCTGTGGGACGAGGCCGGCGTCCTCGAATTCCCCTTCGCACCGGACGGTTGGCCGAAGCGGCTGGAAGGCAAGACCGCCGTCGCCGGCTACATGCGCGGCTACCCGGACCACATCGATCTTCACGACTTCCCGTATGTCGAGATCCACCGGACCGTCACCCCGGAGACCATCGTGGTCGAGATGCGTGGTGTGGGCCGCCTGGTAAAGACCGGAGGCCCCTTCGACATGTCCTACATCGCCGTCGTCACCGTCGAGAACGGCCTCATCACCCGGTACCGCGACTACTGGAACCCGCTCGCCCTCCAGGACCCCGCCACCGACTTCGCCGGGAGCAACGGATGA
- a CDS encoding NmrA family NAD(P)-binding protein produces the protein MTTARKFTLVVGATGTTGSRVAARLTAAGHPVKAAGRRATPVEGCSPVRFDWDDPASFAGALEGVDRIYLIPPLGAPDPAAVMLPFLRQARGAGVHRAVLLSSSAIPEGGPAVGQVHRALPGLFPEWAVLRPSWFMQNFTGDHAHARTIREEGTIRTAAGDGRIGFVDADDIAAVAVHALTEAQAPNTDLVVTGPQALSHDDIAAVLGEVTGRAVSHCRLTYEQMRDRLSAEMPTEFAEMLAGMDLAIAEGDEDRTTDTVERLTGRPPSSFRAVAERELGPVRR, from the coding sequence ATGACCACGGCCCGCAAGTTCACCCTGGTCGTCGGGGCCACCGGCACCACTGGCAGCCGCGTCGCCGCGCGGCTCACCGCCGCGGGACACCCCGTGAAGGCGGCCGGCCGACGCGCCACACCGGTGGAGGGGTGCAGCCCGGTGCGGTTCGACTGGGACGACCCCGCCTCCTTCGCCGGCGCCCTCGAAGGCGTGGACCGGATCTATCTCATCCCGCCGCTCGGCGCTCCGGACCCGGCGGCCGTGATGCTGCCTTTCCTCCGGCAGGCCCGCGGCGCAGGGGTGCACCGTGCCGTGCTGCTCAGTTCGTCGGCGATCCCCGAGGGCGGTCCCGCAGTGGGCCAGGTCCACCGGGCGCTACCGGGGCTGTTCCCCGAGTGGGCGGTCCTGCGGCCCTCGTGGTTCATGCAGAACTTCACCGGCGACCACGCACACGCCCGGACCATCCGCGAGGAGGGGACCATCCGGACGGCGGCCGGTGACGGGCGCATCGGGTTCGTCGACGCGGATGACATCGCAGCCGTCGCCGTCCACGCACTGACCGAGGCGCAGGCCCCGAACACCGACCTCGTCGTGACCGGACCGCAGGCACTGAGCCACGACGACATCGCCGCCGTTCTCGGCGAGGTCACCGGACGGGCCGTCAGCCACTGTCGGCTGACGTACGAGCAGATGCGCGACCGCCTCAGCGCCGAGATGCCCACGGAGTTCGCGGAGATGCTCGCCGGCATGGACCTCGCCATCGCCGAAGGCGACGAGGACCGCACCACCGACACGGTCGAGCGTCTCACCGGCCGCCCGCCGAGCAGCTTCCGCGCCGTCGCCGAACGGGAGTTGGGCCCGGTCCGACGCTGA
- a CDS encoding NAD-dependent epimerase/dehydratase family protein: MTNKPILVLGGTGKTGRRVASRLRQRGHEVRVASRKGPTRFDWNDENTWEPVLEGVGAAYLVDSQLDDAAVSLSSFSKLAVSGGAERLVLLSVRDWVVPAGEEKLPCERAVRESGAQWTILKPAWFAQNFSEDAFFRGQVQDGDVVMSAGNGVEPFIDVEDIADVAVAALTGDGHGGQAYELTGPRLLSLRTVVDEIARATGRDIAYRPVPPADFAAYAVRQGLSQEYTALLNMLYGWISENRFAELADGVQQVLHREPRDVTDYIRATAATGMWHG; the protein is encoded by the coding sequence ATGACAAACAAACCGATCCTGGTCCTCGGCGGCACGGGCAAGACGGGACGCCGCGTGGCTTCCCGCCTCCGGCAGCGCGGACATGAGGTCCGGGTGGCTTCTCGGAAGGGGCCGACCCGATTCGACTGGAACGACGAGAACACATGGGAGCCGGTACTGGAGGGCGTCGGCGCGGCCTACTTGGTGGACTCGCAGCTCGATGACGCGGCGGTGTCGCTGAGTTCCTTCAGCAAGCTGGCCGTGTCGGGCGGCGCGGAGCGGCTGGTGCTGCTGTCCGTCCGCGACTGGGTCGTGCCGGCCGGCGAGGAGAAACTTCCCTGCGAGCGCGCGGTGCGGGAGTCCGGTGCGCAGTGGACGATCCTCAAACCGGCCTGGTTCGCGCAGAACTTCAGCGAGGACGCGTTCTTCCGAGGTCAGGTGCAAGACGGTGATGTCGTGATGTCGGCCGGGAACGGGGTCGAGCCGTTCATCGACGTCGAGGACATCGCGGACGTCGCCGTGGCAGCCCTCACCGGGGACGGCCACGGCGGGCAGGCCTACGAGCTGACCGGGCCGCGTCTGCTGAGCCTGCGGACCGTGGTCGACGAGATCGCCCGGGCCACCGGCCGGGACATCGCCTACCGTCCCGTCCCACCGGCCGACTTCGCGGCCTACGCCGTACGGCAGGGCCTGTCGCAGGAGTACACGGCCCTGCTGAACATGCTCTACGGGTGGATCAGCGAGAACCGCTTCGCAGAGCTCGCCGATGGCGTACAGCAGGTTCTGCACCGCGAACCCCGTGACGTCACGGACTACATCAGAGCCACCGCCGCCACCGGCATGTGGCACGGCTGA
- a CDS encoding AraC family transcriptional regulator, giving the protein MDALASLLYEVRSDGALFSRNFVAPPWSVRFADRTPLTLITMLRGTGWVVPGDAAPVALGGGDVAIVVGSEPFSVADCADVPTAPLYVLHGPDHCTTADGEEISDELVLGVRTCGNSLDGPTVLLTGSYQVGGRVSERLLSALPRVLVVRHDGRPSPILDLTALEISRDDPGQQAVLDRLLDLLLLATLREWFTRPEADPPGWYRALGDPVAGKALRLIHDEPARPWTVTTLAEEAGVSRATLARRFSDLVGEPPMAYLTGWRLARAADLLARTEATAESIARQVGYRSAFGLSVAFKRVYGTRPSLHRAAAQGTSSESRAGAGAGAGAGADG; this is encoded by the coding sequence ATGGATGCGTTGGCAAGCCTGCTCTACGAAGTGCGGTCGGACGGTGCCCTGTTCAGCCGCAACTTCGTGGCCCCGCCGTGGTCGGTGCGCTTCGCCGACCGGACACCGCTCACCCTGATCACCATGCTGCGGGGTACCGGCTGGGTCGTTCCCGGCGACGCCGCGCCCGTGGCGCTCGGGGGTGGAGATGTGGCCATCGTCGTCGGCTCGGAGCCGTTCTCCGTCGCCGACTGCGCCGACGTACCGACGGCGCCGCTGTATGTGCTCCACGGACCCGATCACTGCACGACCGCCGACGGCGAGGAGATCAGCGACGAACTCGTTCTGGGCGTTCGCACCTGCGGGAACAGCCTGGACGGCCCTACCGTCCTGCTCACCGGCAGCTACCAGGTCGGCGGCCGGGTCTCCGAACGGCTGCTGAGCGCGCTGCCGCGGGTGCTCGTCGTTCGCCACGACGGCAGGCCCTCGCCGATCCTGGACCTCACCGCCCTGGAGATCAGCCGGGACGATCCGGGGCAGCAAGCCGTCCTGGACAGACTGCTCGATCTGCTGTTGCTGGCCACGCTGCGGGAATGGTTCACACGCCCGGAGGCCGACCCGCCCGGCTGGTACCGCGCGCTCGGCGACCCGGTCGCGGGGAAGGCCCTGCGACTGATCCACGACGAACCCGCGCGCCCGTGGACGGTGACCACACTCGCCGAGGAGGCCGGCGTATCGCGAGCGACTCTCGCCCGCCGCTTCAGTGACCTGGTCGGAGAGCCGCCCATGGCCTATCTGACCGGCTGGCGCCTCGCACGGGCCGCGGATCTGCTGGCGCGCACCGAGGCCACCGCGGAGTCGATCGCCCGGCAGGTGGGCTACCGAAGCGCCTTCGGACTGAGTGTGGCCTTCAAGCGTGTGTACGGCACCCGGCCCAGCCTCCACCGGGCGGCCGCCCAGGGCACGTCCTCGGAATCGAGGGCCGGAGCGGGAGCGGGAGCGGGAGCGGGAGCGGATGGGTGA
- a CDS encoding SpoIIE family protein phosphatase, giving the protein MSRKPFRPTATVDSGGQLLDTALIDVVRQAGASRGMFYVLSPAGEALWLVVVTGTPREIAAPWTRVGLADPIPVADAVRERRLVWVGGMEDAARRYPRLSLVLPYDFALAAAPVTSKGTVRGALVLLWPGLHAPGMSPAEREATEEGCRRLGRILQVAADEGASLPPNRPRILAPLALGEATATAAFIDRLPGGSCALDLGGRITFVTPDAAELLGADAADLLGARPWEALPWMDVPEVEDRYRAALVSEQPTSFTVVRPPDTWLAFELYPDPSGISVRITPSRPAESNAAAQPVRSAGPSRATLLYHLMHMAATLTEAIGVQDVVDQAADQLMPALGAQAMAMMTAEEGRLKIVGHRGYNAALIERFDLIPLSADTPAAHVLATGAPSFFASFADLKRSYAAAVHQDDMASWAFLPLIASNRTIGTLVLAYARPRTFAPAERAVLISLAGLIGQALDRARLYDTKHRVARRLQDALLPDALPRVPGLSVVARYLPAGHGMDVGGDFYDLIRLDRTTAAAAIGDVQGHNIDAAALMGQVRTAVHAHSTVGAPPGDVLSRTNRLLIDLDPGLFTSCLYVHLDLGRQAACLATAGHPRPLLRHADGRTHVLHVPPGLLLGIDPEAEYPALEIPLPPGSVLVLYTDGLIESPGVDPDDAVSALARLVEDADADDLEGLADTLIEHAPGRGDDIALLLISPQQSGG; this is encoded by the coding sequence ATGAGCCGGAAACCGTTCCGCCCCACGGCGACCGTGGACTCCGGCGGTCAGCTGCTGGACACCGCTCTGATCGATGTGGTGCGACAGGCCGGTGCGTCCCGAGGGATGTTCTATGTGCTGTCGCCGGCGGGGGAGGCGTTGTGGCTGGTGGTGGTCACCGGCACCCCCCGGGAGATCGCCGCTCCGTGGACCCGGGTGGGGCTGGCCGATCCGATTCCGGTGGCGGACGCGGTGCGGGAACGGCGTCTGGTCTGGGTCGGCGGCATGGAGGACGCGGCGCGCCGGTACCCGCGGCTGTCCCTGGTGCTGCCGTACGACTTCGCCCTGGCGGCTGCCCCGGTCACGTCGAAGGGCACAGTACGGGGCGCGCTGGTCCTGCTGTGGCCCGGTTTGCATGCGCCCGGTATGAGCCCCGCCGAGCGCGAGGCCACGGAGGAGGGCTGCCGGCGCCTGGGGCGCATCCTCCAGGTGGCTGCCGACGAGGGGGCGTCACTGCCGCCGAACCGGCCCCGCATCCTGGCCCCCCTGGCACTGGGGGAGGCGACGGCGACGGCGGCGTTCATCGACCGGCTGCCGGGCGGGTCGTGCGCCTTGGACCTGGGCGGCCGGATCACCTTCGTCACCCCGGATGCGGCCGAACTCCTCGGCGCCGACGCGGCCGACCTGCTGGGCGCACGGCCCTGGGAAGCCCTGCCGTGGATGGACGTGCCCGAGGTCGAGGACCGCTACCGGGCCGCGCTGGTCAGTGAGCAGCCCACGTCGTTCACCGTCGTGCGGCCGCCGGACACCTGGCTGGCGTTCGAGCTGTACCCGGACCCCTCCGGCATCAGTGTCCGCATCACCCCGAGCCGCCCCGCCGAGAGCAACGCCGCAGCTCAGCCCGTGCGCAGCGCGGGGCCGAGCCGTGCCACCCTGCTGTACCACCTGATGCACATGGCCGCCACGCTCACCGAGGCCATCGGCGTCCAGGACGTCGTCGACCAGGCCGCCGACCAGCTCATGCCGGCGCTCGGCGCGCAGGCCATGGCCATGATGACCGCGGAGGAGGGGCGACTGAAGATCGTTGGTCATCGCGGCTACAACGCCGCGCTCATCGAGCGCTTCGACCTCATCCCCCTGTCCGCGGACACTCCCGCAGCCCATGTCCTCGCCACCGGCGCTCCGAGCTTCTTCGCCTCCTTCGCCGACCTGAAGCGCTCCTATGCCGCGGCGGTCCATCAGGACGACATGGCCTCGTGGGCCTTTCTGCCGCTGATCGCCTCCAACCGCACCATCGGCACACTCGTTCTCGCCTACGCCCGGCCCCGCACCTTCGCACCGGCCGAACGTGCGGTCCTCATCTCCCTGGCCGGCCTGATCGGCCAAGCCCTGGACCGGGCTCGGCTCTACGACACCAAACACCGCGTCGCCCGGCGCCTCCAGGACGCGCTGCTGCCCGACGCCCTTCCTCGCGTCCCGGGCCTGAGCGTGGTGGCCCGCTATCTGCCCGCCGGACACGGCATGGATGTCGGTGGTGACTTCTACGATCTGATCCGTCTGGACCGCACGACCGCCGCGGCGGCCATCGGCGACGTCCAGGGCCACAACATCGACGCCGCCGCCCTGATGGGGCAGGTCCGCACCGCCGTCCACGCCCATTCCACGGTGGGCGCACCCCCAGGGGATGTCCTGAGCCGGACGAACCGTCTGCTCATCGACCTCGACCCCGGCCTGTTCACCAGCTGTCTGTACGTGCACCTGGACCTCGGACGCCAGGCCGCCTGTCTGGCCACGGCCGGCCACCCCAGACCACTGCTGCGTCACGCAGACGGCCGTACGCATGTCCTGCATGTCCCGCCCGGGCTGCTGCTCGGCATCGACCCGGAAGCGGAGTACCCGGCTCTCGAAATCCCGCTGCCACCCGGCAGTGTGCTCGTCCTGTACACCGACGGACTCATCGAATCCCCCGGAGTGGACCCCGACGACGCCGTTTCCGCACTCGCCCGGCTCGTCGAGGACGCGGACGCCGACGACCTGGAAGGCCTCGCGGACACGCTGATCGAGCACGCGCCCGGCCGTGGCGACGACATCGCCCTGCTGCTCATCAGCCCGCAGCAGAGCGGTGGATGA
- a CDS encoding DUF4142 domain-containing protein has product MPSNRRAPSALPLRTIGIILAACAVVATLLIVTRGGDEEAAADPVSAGVPQHAGAHDAGADAAVEAAPPEGQSLTELDKTFLVKVRQAGLWEIPAGKLAQTHAASESVKRAGLHLIDGHSKLDQLVREDARILGVALPNEATAEQQGFVKQMENAQGAEFDRIFANLLRASHGKIFATIAEVRAGTQNDLIRRHARQANQTVLDHLEVLEDTGFVDSATFQEVETAVKPK; this is encoded by the coding sequence ATGCCATCGAATCGACGCGCCCCATCCGCCCTGCCCCTGCGCACGATCGGGATCATCCTCGCCGCATGCGCGGTCGTCGCCACGCTGCTGATCGTCACGCGAGGCGGCGACGAGGAAGCGGCCGCCGATCCGGTCTCCGCGGGAGTGCCGCAGCATGCCGGCGCCCATGACGCCGGTGCCGACGCGGCCGTCGAGGCGGCGCCACCGGAAGGACAGTCCCTTACCGAGTTGGACAAGACGTTCCTGGTCAAGGTGCGTCAGGCGGGCCTGTGGGAGATCCCGGCCGGGAAGCTGGCACAGACGCACGCCGCGAGTGAGTCCGTGAAACGGGCCGGACTGCACCTCATCGACGGTCACAGCAAACTCGACCAGCTGGTCCGCGAAGACGCCCGGATCCTCGGCGTCGCCCTGCCCAATGAGGCCACAGCCGAACAGCAGGGATTCGTGAAGCAGATGGAGAACGCCCAGGGGGCGGAGTTCGACCGGATCTTCGCCAACCTGCTGCGGGCCTCGCACGGAAAGATCTTCGCCACGATCGCCGAAGTCCGGGCGGGTACGCAGAACGACCTGATCCGCCGCCACGCGCGTCAGGCAAACCAGACCGTCCTGGACCATCTCGAAGTTCTCGAGGACACCGGGTTCGTCGACAGTGCGACGTTCCAGGAGGTCGAAACGGCCGTGAAGCCGAAGTAG
- a CDS encoding HEAT repeat domain-containing protein: MNAGGDEYAQLLTRAGLEIVGDGRGDDVLPTWVAMRPVVAGNAEPTVAVRHGRPDLVAELNAQWFRLAVECGVIGEDGDFLISAPGGAGGGWTRVRLAHSWDLAGTLGDRPGLAEFLTAATDGDAILGMTSEEYETWLLAKDRVGQWQEETARAAARESPQERAAAWASLLNGPRPTEQLYASWMEGLGGNRAAPEDVLRRLLGRAHPGRPHGHPNFPRTGLLRYADDPHPRMRLLALDDPDSTAELVERFSRDPDEEVRARAASDPRLSAASAVRLTDDPRSSVRLEAAGNPCLPARTLIGLLRDRERAAGNPALPVSVMHGMIDARESPLTG; the protein is encoded by the coding sequence ATGAACGCCGGGGGAGACGAGTACGCACAGCTGCTCACGAGGGCGGGTCTGGAGATCGTGGGTGACGGTCGCGGCGACGACGTCCTGCCGACGTGGGTCGCCATGCGTCCTGTTGTGGCGGGCAACGCGGAGCCGACCGTCGCAGTAAGGCACGGCCGGCCGGACCTCGTCGCCGAGTTGAACGCTCAGTGGTTCCGCCTCGCCGTGGAGTGCGGAGTGATCGGCGAGGACGGCGACTTCCTGATCTCCGCGCCGGGCGGTGCGGGTGGGGGATGGACGCGCGTCCGCCTGGCCCACTCGTGGGACCTCGCGGGGACGCTGGGGGACAGGCCGGGGTTGGCGGAGTTCCTCACGGCGGCGACCGACGGGGACGCGATCCTCGGGATGACGAGCGAGGAGTACGAGACCTGGCTCCTCGCGAAGGACCGGGTGGGGCAGTGGCAGGAGGAGACCGCTCGGGCCGCGGCCAGGGAGAGCCCTCAGGAACGGGCGGCCGCCTGGGCCTCGTTGCTGAACGGGCCGCGTCCCACCGAGCAGCTGTACGCCTCCTGGATGGAGGGGCTGGGAGGCAACAGGGCCGCGCCCGAAGACGTCCTGCGGCGGTTGCTGGGCAGGGCCCATCCCGGCCGGCCGCACGGGCACCCCAACTTTCCCCGCACAGGTCTGCTGCGGTACGCGGACGACCCTCATCCACGGATGCGCCTGCTGGCGTTGGACGACCCCGACTCCACGGCCGAATTGGTGGAGCGGTTCAGCCGGGACCCCGACGAGGAGGTACGGGCGCGGGCCGCGAGCGACCCTCGGCTGTCCGCCGCATCCGCCGTACGACTGACCGACGACCCCCGGTCGTCCGTGCGCCTCGAGGCCGCCGGGAATCCGTGCCTGCCCGCACGAACGCTGATCGGACTCCTGCGGGACCGCGAGCGTGCGGCCGGGAATCCCGCGCTGCCCGTGTCGGTGATGCACGGGATGATCGACGCCCGCGAGTCCCCCCTCACGGGGTGA